One region of Corynebacterium capitovis DSM 44611 genomic DNA includes:
- a CDS encoding AMP-binding protein has product MPTASPLQRVAFTATSTVKFVSAALRAGILTPEGGHKSMTGLLPVLARYRFTTAREVEQANNTVPERNALIDDDGVLTYGQLADRSKAVARWLLQLKADRGLDELRIGIMARNGRGIIVPMTAKGYSGGQLFLLNVGSSPEQLEGCFEENNINVLFIDDEFAERLPASSDITVVWAHTAADHGEELTLETISRQPVDHLPRLPLFPKHGNIVLMSSGTSGVPKGILRPEPIFPFVVAGYLDTVKWRIGMTIQLTASMFHTWGWSAVNVAFAARNTIITHRVFDPEKVFREIQDFRCDGLVSSPIFFKRMLEVPDNRAYDTSSLTFIASAGNALTPLMVERMTERFGPILANYYGSTELALAACADAELLVTNPTIAGRIPPGTTLKLFDDNGNEVPQGHVGRIFLRNETALKGYSNPNTKIVEIDGLIEMGDLGFFDERGFLHVLSRNDDMIIVGGENVHPQSVTEVLERMPGINELHSGGVDDDVWFKRIAVWVVRENNEAGRALTADAIRDWVREKLADHSVPRDVNFVDKLPRNATGKVIARDLPPSTRKD; this is encoded by the coding sequence ATGCCCACCGCGTCCCCGCTTCAGCGCGTTGCCTTTACCGCTACCTCCACGGTCAAGTTCGTCAGCGCTGCCCTCCGCGCCGGCATCCTCACCCCCGAAGGTGGACATAAGTCGATGACGGGCCTGCTCCCCGTCCTGGCACGCTACCGGTTTACCACGGCCCGCGAGGTCGAACAGGCCAACAACACGGTCCCCGAGCGAAACGCCCTTATTGACGACGACGGCGTTCTCACCTACGGCCAGCTCGCCGACCGAAGCAAGGCCGTCGCTAGGTGGTTGCTCCAGCTCAAAGCCGACCGGGGACTCGACGAGCTGCGCATCGGCATCATGGCGCGCAACGGGCGCGGAATCATCGTACCCATGACCGCCAAGGGGTATTCGGGTGGACAACTCTTCCTGCTCAACGTCGGGTCCTCCCCCGAGCAGCTGGAGGGTTGCTTCGAGGAAAACAACATCAACGTTCTCTTCATCGACGACGAGTTCGCCGAGCGCCTACCCGCCTCCTCCGACATCACCGTCGTGTGGGCGCACACCGCCGCAGACCATGGGGAGGAGCTGACGCTCGAAACGATCTCGCGCCAACCCGTCGATCACCTCCCCCGCCTACCGCTGTTCCCGAAACACGGCAACATCGTGCTCATGTCGTCGGGCACGTCCGGGGTACCCAAGGGCATCCTCCGTCCCGAGCCGATTTTCCCCTTCGTCGTCGCGGGTTACCTGGACACGGTCAAGTGGCGTATCGGGATGACGATCCAGCTCACCGCGTCGATGTTTCACACCTGGGGCTGGTCGGCCGTCAACGTCGCATTTGCCGCCCGCAACACCATCATCACCCACCGCGTCTTTGACCCGGAGAAGGTCTTCCGCGAGATCCAGGACTTCCGCTGCGACGGGTTGGTCTCCTCCCCCATCTTCTTCAAGCGCATGCTCGAGGTGCCCGACAACCGCGCGTACGACACCTCGAGCCTGACATTCATTGCCTCGGCCGGCAACGCGCTGACCCCGCTCATGGTGGAGCGCATGACCGAACGCTTCGGCCCGATCCTGGCCAACTACTACGGCTCCACCGAGCTCGCCCTCGCGGCCTGCGCGGACGCCGAGCTGCTGGTGACCAACCCCACCATCGCCGGCCGAATCCCGCCCGGAACGACGCTTAAGCTTTTCGACGACAACGGCAACGAGGTTCCACAAGGCCACGTAGGTCGCATCTTCCTCCGCAACGAGACGGCGCTTAAGGGCTACTCCAACCCAAACACGAAGATCGTTGAGATCGACGGCCTGATTGAGATGGGCGACCTCGGATTCTTCGACGAGCGTGGCTTCCTGCACGTGCTCAGCCGCAACGACGACATGATCATCGTAGGCGGGGAAAACGTCCACCCCCAGTCCGTCACCGAGGTCCTCGAGCGCATGCCCGGCATCAACGAGCTCCACTCCGGCGGCGTCGACGACGACGTGTGGTTCAAGCGCATCGCCGTATGGGTGGTGCGCGAGAACAACGAGGCCGGCCGCGCCCTCACTGCCGACGCGATCCGAGACTGGGTGCGCGAGAAATTAGCGGACCACTCGGTACCCCGAGACGTAAACTTCGTCGATAAGCTACCGCGCAACGCGACTGGAAAGGTCATCGCGCGGGATCTGCCACCGTCGACACGCAAAGATTAA
- a CDS encoding DNA polymerase III subunit delta', with the protein MTYRSVSERLADIPRVRDTIMQAARAARGEGDARQMTHSWLFTGPPGAGRSTTALAFAAALVCTDPSEPGCGRCKGCLDAFADTHTDIEHIVPRGLRISAEVVRAVVHQAARMPTVGPWRVIIVDDADRLTVAAADSFLKTVEEPPARTIIIMSAPSTDPKEFSQTLRSRCRHLYIPAPSQREIVRILTEEEGASLDDAELAAATSLRHIGRARLLVKNTAVQQRRAQAINVAELIFHGDQAFQAVGSLIKAAEKEAVEAHAEADQRERDKLSQAVGVGARGKGAARALRGGEASLKSLESEQKARGTRRKRDVLDLTLVDLAGVYRDAMVQASGAEIPLTHPDFAPLSAEIAERVSLEGLVACQDAIATCRESLDFNVAPLVAFNGMIGRIRKACNVV; encoded by the coding sequence GTGACCTACCGGAGCGTGAGCGAAAGGCTCGCCGACATCCCCCGGGTGCGCGACACCATCATGCAGGCGGCGCGCGCCGCGCGCGGTGAGGGGGACGCGCGGCAGATGACCCATTCGTGGCTGTTTACGGGTCCCCCCGGGGCGGGCCGGTCGACGACCGCACTGGCGTTCGCCGCGGCCCTCGTGTGTACAGATCCGAGCGAGCCGGGGTGCGGGCGGTGCAAGGGCTGCCTCGATGCCTTCGCCGACACCCACACCGACATTGAGCACATCGTGCCCCGCGGGTTGAGGATCTCGGCCGAGGTTGTGCGCGCGGTCGTGCACCAGGCCGCCCGGATGCCCACTGTCGGGCCCTGGCGCGTCATCATCGTCGACGACGCCGACCGCCTGACAGTTGCCGCCGCGGACTCCTTCCTCAAAACTGTCGAGGAACCGCCGGCGCGCACCATCATCATCATGTCCGCTCCGTCCACCGACCCAAAAGAATTCTCCCAGACGCTGCGATCGCGCTGCCGCCATCTCTACATCCCCGCGCCCTCCCAGCGCGAGATCGTGCGCATCCTCACGGAGGAGGAGGGAGCCTCGCTTGACGACGCCGAACTGGCCGCAGCCACCTCCCTCCGCCACATCGGACGCGCCCGACTCCTCGTCAAAAACACCGCCGTGCAGCAACGTCGGGCACAGGCCATTAATGTCGCCGAGTTGATTTTCCACGGGGACCAGGCATTCCAGGCGGTGGGTTCCCTCATCAAGGCGGCGGAGAAGGAAGCGGTGGAGGCCCACGCGGAGGCCGACCAGCGCGAGAGGGACAAACTGTCGCAGGCCGTGGGCGTCGGCGCGCGGGGAAAGGGGGCGGCGCGCGCACTGCGGGGCGGGGAGGCGTCGCTAAAAAGCCTCGAGAGCGAGCAGAAGGCGCGCGGAACCCGGCGCAAACGCGACGTGTTGGATCTGACCCTCGTGGACCTCGCCGGGGTGTACAGGGACGCGATGGTGCAGGCCTCGGGGGCGGAGATCCCGCTGACCCACCCTGACTTCGCGCCGCTGAGCGCCGAGATCGCCGAGCGCGTGAGTCTAGAGGGCCTCGTGGCTTGTCAGGACGCCATCGCGACCTGCCGTGAAAGCCTGGATTTCAACGTCGCGCCCCTAGTCGCGTTCAACGGGATGATCGGCCGCATCCGAAAGGCGTGCAACGTCGTGTAA
- a CDS encoding GDSL-type esterase/lipase family protein, translating to MTLPRLRRAAVALAAMATAFCVVPHAEAQEQNAVIFGDSVIADPNAPQWLAGKLGLDPRGSSGVTTWCPQSPTNWGKQAAAKLGLIPQDYSCTGTTTISQGPQLATQVDRAIRDGALNGSTRRVIISTGFNDTYNNDARPDSDVRRDFVNYMKNEVAKIRGAAPGARIQFVGYPTITSGDRVCLFHIAPNTSDWTIFPRVQKWENQAQWMQVDAAQATGTEFLDLKPSTANNGMCATDDQRMWAGLVDFYAGAGNLPIHVNQRGHEHVANVIASS from the coding sequence ATGACATTGCCCCGTCTTCGTCGCGCAGCCGTGGCCCTCGCCGCCATGGCCACCGCTTTCTGCGTCGTGCCCCATGCGGAAGCGCAGGAACAGAACGCGGTCATCTTCGGTGACTCCGTGATCGCAGACCCGAACGCGCCCCAGTGGCTCGCCGGAAAACTCGGGCTGGACCCCCGCGGTTCCTCGGGTGTCACGACGTGGTGCCCCCAGAGCCCCACCAACTGGGGCAAGCAGGCGGCCGCGAAACTGGGATTGATCCCGCAAGACTACTCGTGCACGGGGACCACCACTATTTCCCAGGGTCCCCAGTTAGCCACACAGGTTGATCGTGCGATTCGGGACGGCGCCTTGAACGGATCGACGAGGCGCGTCATCATCTCAACCGGCTTCAACGACACCTACAACAACGACGCGCGCCCCGATTCCGACGTGCGCCGGGACTTCGTCAATTACATGAAGAACGAGGTTGCGAAGATTCGCGGCGCGGCTCCCGGCGCCCGCATTCAGTTCGTCGGTTACCCCACGATCACGTCAGGGGACCGCGTGTGCCTCTTCCACATCGCGCCGAACACCTCCGATTGGACGATTTTCCCTCGGGTGCAGAAGTGGGAGAACCAGGCGCAGTGGATGCAGGTTGACGCGGCGCAGGCCACCGGCACCGAGTTCCTAGACCTCAAGCCGTCGACCGCCAACAACGGAATGTGCGCGACCGACGATCAGCGCATGTGGGCCGGCCTGGTTGACTTCTACGCGGGCGCCGGCAACCTGCCCATTCACGTCAACCAGCGTGGCCATGAGCACGTGGCCAACGTGATCGCCTCGTCCTAA
- a CDS encoding DUF2304 domain-containing protein → MLACYFFVNRRKANAKAWVKVGFVVLTLAAVWAILRPDDVTILANWLGVDRGTDLMLYVLIVAFLFTTLSTWTRFREQELRYARLARAVALQNAVPPEGTNNPA, encoded by the coding sequence ATGCTGGCCTGCTACTTCTTCGTCAACCGGCGGAAGGCTAACGCAAAAGCCTGGGTGAAGGTGGGCTTTGTTGTCCTCACGCTCGCCGCCGTGTGGGCGATCCTGCGCCCCGACGACGTGACGATCCTGGCCAACTGGCTCGGCGTAGACCGCGGCACCGACCTCATGCTCTACGTCCTCATCGTGGCCTTCTTGTTCACCACCCTGTCCACGTGGACGCGGTTTCGTGAGCAGGAGCTGCGTTACGCCCGGCTCGCGCGTGCCGTCGCCCTGCAGAACGCGGTGCCGCCCGAGGGGACTAATAACCCCGCTTGA
- the topA gene encoding type I DNA topoisomerase: MSPSVADNGKTLVIVESATKAKKIQKFLGNDYLVEASVGHIRDLPGRAADIPAKYKKEQWAKLGVNPEDGFEPIYVVSPDKKKKVADLKSKLKQSDRLLLATDPDREGEAIAWHLLETLKPTVPVERMVFNEITESAIREAAHNTRELDMDLVDAQETRRILDRLYGYEVSPVLWKKVMPRLSAGRVQSVATRVIVERERERMAFIPAAYWDLTATVFKASKDDSFDARLVAVDGRRVAQGRDFDDRGRVKSTNTYVVDQATAEALADGLKATPMRVTGVEEKPYSRRPHPPFMTSTLQQEAGRKLHFTSARTMRIAQRLYENGHITYMRTDSTSLSKQGLDAARAAATELYGANFVTASPRVYDRKVKNSQEAHEAIRPAGERFATPGQLASSLDAEEFKLYELIWQRTVASQMEDARGTSMRVTLATHATSGEDAEFAATGRSITFPGWLRAYSDASESETLLPRLATGDELRTDKVTADGHSTNPPARYTEASLVKKMEDLGIGRPSTYASIIKTIQDRGYVAARGNALVPTWVAFSVVGLMENNFDALVDYDFTSSMEDELDEIAHGNEDRTQWLTSFYFGDADADDSMAEAVARRGGLKHLIENNLENIDARQVNSLTLFNDDEGRPVLVRVGRYGPYIERQVGTDAAGEPEYQRANLPESATPDEITLEMAEKLFATPQTGRELGVNPATGRTIVAREGRYGPYVTELVRDDERERAEADAEDVVAKERAAEDEQRAAEGKRAKNWETKTAAAQKEKRIAELVEEQLKPATASLFSSMEPADVTLDQALALLSLPREVGVDPSDGEVITAQNGRYGPYLLKGKDSRSLASEDQIFSITLDEARRIYAEPKRRGRAAAKPPLKALGDNDVSGKPMSVKDGRFGPYVTDGVTNASLQRGDTPETMTDQRANELLSARRAREAEEGTAPVKKKATKKRTVKRRS; encoded by the coding sequence GTGTCACCCAGCGTGGCGGACAACGGCAAGACCCTCGTCATCGTCGAGTCGGCGACGAAGGCGAAGAAGATCCAGAAGTTTCTGGGCAATGACTATCTTGTCGAGGCGTCGGTAGGCCACATCAGGGACCTGCCGGGCCGCGCCGCCGATATCCCCGCGAAGTACAAGAAAGAGCAGTGGGCCAAGCTAGGCGTCAACCCTGAGGACGGGTTCGAGCCGATTTACGTTGTCAGCCCCGATAAGAAGAAGAAGGTCGCGGACCTCAAGTCGAAGCTGAAGCAATCCGACCGTCTCCTGTTGGCCACAGACCCGGACCGCGAGGGCGAAGCCATCGCCTGGCACCTGCTAGAAACGCTCAAGCCCACGGTGCCGGTTGAGCGCATGGTGTTCAACGAAATCACCGAGTCCGCCATCCGCGAAGCGGCCCACAACACCCGCGAGCTGGATATGGATCTCGTGGATGCCCAAGAGACCCGGCGCATCCTCGATCGCCTCTACGGTTACGAGGTTTCCCCCGTGCTGTGGAAGAAAGTCATGCCGCGCCTGTCTGCGGGCCGCGTGCAATCGGTGGCCACCCGCGTGATCGTCGAGCGCGAACGCGAGCGCATGGCCTTCATCCCCGCCGCGTACTGGGACCTCACCGCGACCGTGTTCAAAGCGTCCAAGGACGACTCTTTCGATGCCCGGCTCGTCGCCGTCGACGGCCGGCGCGTGGCCCAGGGGCGCGACTTCGACGACCGTGGCCGGGTGAAGTCCACGAACACCTACGTCGTGGACCAAGCCACCGCCGAGGCCCTTGCCGACGGGCTGAAAGCAACCCCGATGCGCGTGACCGGGGTAGAGGAAAAGCCCTATTCTCGACGCCCCCACCCGCCGTTCATGACCTCGACGTTGCAGCAGGAAGCGGGCCGTAAGCTCCACTTCACCTCGGCGCGCACTATGCGCATCGCCCAGCGGTTGTACGAAAACGGCCACATCACCTACATGCGTACGGACTCGACGTCGCTGTCCAAACAGGGTCTCGACGCCGCCCGCGCCGCCGCCACCGAGCTCTACGGGGCCAACTTCGTCACCGCATCCCCGCGCGTCTATGACCGCAAGGTGAAAAACTCCCAGGAGGCGCACGAGGCGATCCGCCCCGCTGGCGAGCGCTTCGCCACGCCCGGCCAGCTCGCGAGCTCCCTCGACGCGGAAGAGTTCAAGCTCTACGAGCTCATTTGGCAGCGCACCGTGGCCAGCCAGATGGAGGACGCGCGCGGCACGTCGATGCGCGTCACCCTTGCCACCCATGCCACGAGCGGGGAAGACGCCGAGTTCGCCGCGACCGGCCGCTCGATCACCTTCCCGGGCTGGCTGCGGGCCTATTCCGACGCCAGCGAAAGCGAAACACTCCTGCCTCGCCTGGCTACGGGCGATGAACTGCGCACCGACAAGGTCACGGCGGATGGCCACTCGACCAACCCGCCGGCGCGCTACACCGAGGCAAGCCTGGTGAAGAAGATGGAGGACCTCGGCATTGGGCGGCCGTCCACCTACGCGTCCATCATCAAAACGATCCAGGACCGCGGTTACGTGGCCGCGCGTGGCAACGCGCTCGTGCCCACGTGGGTTGCGTTTTCGGTCGTCGGGCTGATGGAGAATAACTTCGATGCGCTCGTGGACTACGACTTCACCTCCTCCATGGAAGACGAGCTCGACGAGATCGCGCACGGCAACGAGGATCGGACGCAGTGGCTCACCAGTTTCTACTTCGGTGACGCGGACGCGGATGACAGCATGGCGGAGGCCGTCGCACGCCGCGGTGGGCTCAAGCACCTCATTGAGAACAACCTCGAGAACATCGACGCCCGCCAGGTCAATTCGCTCACGCTTTTCAACGATGACGAGGGCCGCCCCGTCCTCGTCCGCGTCGGGCGCTACGGGCCCTACATCGAGCGCCAAGTCGGCACCGACGCCGCCGGTGAACCCGAGTACCAGCGCGCCAACCTTCCGGAATCCGCCACCCCGGACGAGATCACGCTGGAAATGGCGGAGAAGCTCTTTGCCACGCCGCAAACCGGCAGGGAGCTGGGAGTCAACCCGGCCACGGGGCGCACCATTGTGGCGCGAGAGGGGCGCTACGGCCCCTACGTCACCGAGTTGGTGCGCGACGACGAACGGGAGCGGGCTGAGGCCGACGCGGAGGATGTCGTCGCCAAGGAGCGTGCCGCGGAAGACGAGCAGCGCGCCGCGGAAGGCAAGCGGGCCAAGAACTGGGAGACGAAGACCGCCGCCGCGCAGAAGGAAAAGCGTATCGCCGAGCTCGTGGAGGAGCAGCTTAAACCCGCCACTGCGTCGCTGTTTTCCTCGATGGAGCCCGCCGACGTCACTCTTGACCAAGCGCTCGCGCTCCTCTCCCTGCCCCGCGAGGTGGGAGTGGACCCGTCCGACGGCGAGGTGATCACCGCCCAGAACGGGCGCTACGGCCCGTACCTGCTGAAGGGGAAGGACTCGCGGTCCCTCGCCAGTGAGGATCAGATCTTCTCCATCACCCTCGACGAGGCGCGCCGGATCTACGCGGAGCCGAAACGCCGCGGCCGGGCGGCAGCAAAGCCGCCGCTCAAGGCGCTCGGCGACAACGACGTCTCGGGCAAGCCGATGAGCGTGAAGGACGGCCGCTTCGGCCCGTACGTGACCGACGGGGTGACAAACGCCTCCCTCCAGCGGGGTGATACTCCCGAAACGATGACGGATCAGCGCGCCAACGAGCTGCTCTCCGCGCGGCGCGCCCGCGAGGCGGAGGAGGGCACGGCGCCCGTCAAGAAGAAGGCGACGAAGAAACGGACCGTCAAGCGGCGGAGCTAG
- a CDS encoding adenylate/guanylate cyclase domain-containing protein, translating into MDRLWRSLKWLWGTSWPLYAATVLGTNVFGALAIMLFIRYFIPLPEVESLSLSGNGTGTGIIGVAYFVFAVVIGMAVTFLLFRPVLEWQRAPDDHDPNMVRNLVMRLPVLQTAIVIGVWLIGIAMAGVVASRVSGRLTVVVLVSTVMACMVVAILTYVQAARLVRPIAASALARRFEDSTLEPPIATRLLLTWFTTTGVPLAGILILVWARRHGYFSDSPDAGDIVPAVAALSVTAFITGIMGTTFAIMAVVDPIKELQEAINRVRRGESDTQVDIYDGSEMGVLQAGFNEMMRGLNERQRVRDIFGRYVGIEVAQKALEEKPVLGGEDRKVAVVFVDIIGSTAFAVDHTPEEVVAALNEFFNIVVDVVHRNKGVINKFEGDAALAVFGAPIAIHDATSHALQAARELRQELRGLELQAGIGVASGHVVAGHIGGSDRFEYTVIGDAVNAAARLTDLAKDTPGQVLTNAATLRAANEAEQQRWTLMKSIELRGRNRMTQLARPVRSTLADRY; encoded by the coding sequence ATGGACAGACTCTGGCGCAGCTTGAAGTGGCTGTGGGGCACATCGTGGCCTCTGTACGCCGCAACGGTCCTGGGTACCAACGTCTTTGGCGCGTTGGCCATCATGCTGTTTATCCGCTACTTCATTCCGCTGCCCGAGGTCGAGTCGCTGTCCCTGTCGGGCAACGGAACGGGCACCGGCATCATCGGGGTGGCGTACTTCGTCTTTGCCGTCGTCATCGGGATGGCGGTGACGTTCCTCCTCTTCCGCCCCGTGCTGGAGTGGCAGCGGGCCCCCGACGACCACGACCCGAACATGGTCCGCAACCTGGTCATGCGCCTGCCCGTGCTGCAGACGGCCATTGTCATCGGCGTGTGGCTCATCGGCATCGCGATGGCGGGGGTGGTGGCCTCACGGGTAAGCGGGCGGCTCACCGTGGTTGTCCTCGTGTCCACCGTGATGGCGTGCATGGTCGTGGCCATTTTGACCTACGTGCAGGCGGCGCGCCTCGTGCGCCCCATCGCGGCCAGCGCTCTCGCGCGCCGTTTTGAGGACTCGACCCTTGAGCCGCCCATCGCGACCCGGTTGCTGCTCACGTGGTTCACCACGACCGGGGTGCCGCTGGCCGGGATCCTCATCCTCGTGTGGGCACGGCGCCACGGGTACTTCTCGGATTCCCCCGACGCCGGGGATATCGTCCCCGCCGTTGCCGCCCTCTCCGTGACAGCTTTCATCACCGGCATCATGGGCACGACCTTCGCGATCATGGCGGTGGTCGACCCCATCAAGGAGTTACAGGAGGCGATCAACCGCGTGCGACGCGGAGAGTCCGACACGCAGGTCGACATTTACGACGGCTCCGAGATGGGCGTCCTCCAAGCTGGGTTCAACGAGATGATGCGGGGGCTCAATGAGCGCCAGCGAGTGCGCGACATCTTCGGCCGCTACGTCGGCATCGAGGTGGCCCAGAAGGCCCTGGAGGAAAAACCCGTTCTCGGCGGAGAAGACCGCAAGGTCGCCGTCGTGTTCGTCGACATCATCGGGTCGACGGCCTTTGCCGTCGACCACACCCCCGAGGAGGTCGTCGCCGCGCTCAACGAGTTCTTCAACATCGTCGTGGACGTGGTGCACCGGAACAAGGGCGTGATCAACAAGTTCGAGGGCGACGCCGCGCTGGCCGTCTTCGGCGCGCCGATCGCGATCCACGACGCCACGTCGCACGCACTCCAGGCGGCCCGGGAACTACGCCAAGAACTGCGTGGGCTCGAGCTTCAGGCGGGTATTGGCGTCGCATCCGGGCACGTCGTCGCCGGCCACATCGGCGGCTCCGATCGCTTCGAGTACACCGTCATCGGCGACGCCGTGAACGCCGCGGCACGCCTCACCGACCTGGCCAAGGACACCCCCGGCCAGGTACTGACCAACGCCGCTACGCTGCGCGCCGCGAACGAGGCCGAGCAGCAGCGCTGGACGCTTATGAAGTCTATCGAGCTGCGCGGGCGCAACCGGATGACGCAGCTCGCGCGCCCGGTACGCTCCACCCTGGCAGACCGCTACTAG
- a CDS encoding DUF4442 domain-containing protein, translated as MHFTPSQLRRFIFLWPPFLGAGVKVKEFADDGSRVVVQHKLTKLNQNAVGTAFGGTIMAMTDPFFMLASMARLGKEYLVWDAAGEVQFLKPGKGRITATMEIPDDVYETIKEKTAGGSKYLHWFDTDVVDESGEVVAHVRRQVYYRRKAKK; from the coding sequence ATGCACTTCACTCCTTCCCAACTCCGCCGCTTCATCTTCCTGTGGCCACCGTTTCTCGGCGCGGGGGTGAAGGTCAAAGAATTCGCCGACGACGGCTCGAGGGTGGTCGTTCAACACAAGCTGACCAAGCTGAACCAAAACGCCGTGGGCACGGCGTTCGGGGGGACGATCATGGCGATGACGGACCCGTTCTTCATGCTCGCGTCGATGGCCCGCCTAGGTAAAGAGTACCTGGTGTGGGACGCCGCCGGAGAGGTACAGTTCCTCAAACCCGGCAAAGGCCGCATCACCGCGACCATGGAAATTCCCGACGACGTCTACGAAACCATCAAAGAAAAGACCGCTGGTGGCTCCAAGTACCTTCACTGGTTCGACACCGATGTAGTGGACGAGTCGGGCGAGGTCGTTGCGCACGTGCGCCGGCAGGTGTACTACCGGCGCAAGGCAAAAAAGTGA
- a CDS encoding S-(hydroxymethyl)mycothiol dehydrogenase, with translation MSDIVKGVIARAKGSPVELVDIRIPEPGPNDVIVRVQATGVCHTDLAYRDGDIADEFPFLLGHETAGTVERVGDAVTHVQPGDFVVLNWRAVCGECRACRKGDVKNCFNTHNASQPMTLEDGTALTAALGIGSFAEKTLVHEKQCTKVDPEEDPAVAGLLGCGIMAGLGAAVNTAGITRGESVAVFGLGGVGLASVAGARLAGATTIIALDLDERKCAAAEETFGATHSICTRGMSEDEVVEAVRGLTGGFGTDVSIDAVGIQPTWRQAFYSRDLAGRLVMVGVPNMTDHVDIPAIDVYGRGGSIKPAWYGDCLPERDFPTYVDLHLQGRFPLGEFVSERIGVGDVEAAFDKMKRGEVLRSVVEFA, from the coding sequence ATGAGCGACATCGTTAAGGGTGTAATTGCGCGAGCTAAGGGTTCCCCGGTCGAACTGGTCGATATCAGGATTCCGGAGCCCGGACCGAACGACGTCATCGTTCGCGTCCAGGCGACGGGGGTGTGCCACACGGATCTCGCGTACCGCGACGGAGATATTGCAGACGAGTTCCCTTTCCTCCTCGGCCACGAGACCGCCGGCACTGTGGAGCGTGTCGGGGACGCCGTCACGCACGTCCAGCCGGGTGACTTCGTTGTCCTGAACTGGCGCGCCGTATGCGGGGAGTGCCGTGCGTGTCGCAAGGGCGACGTGAAGAACTGCTTCAACACCCACAACGCCTCGCAGCCCATGACGTTGGAGGACGGCACCGCGCTGACCGCTGCGCTCGGGATCGGTTCGTTTGCTGAGAAGACGCTCGTGCACGAGAAGCAGTGCACGAAGGTGGACCCGGAGGAGGACCCGGCGGTGGCCGGTTTGCTGGGCTGTGGAATCATGGCGGGCCTCGGCGCCGCAGTAAACACTGCGGGCATTACGCGGGGGGAGTCCGTCGCCGTTTTCGGGCTCGGCGGCGTGGGCTTGGCGTCCGTCGCGGGCGCGCGGCTCGCCGGGGCCACCACGATCATTGCGCTGGACTTAGACGAGCGGAAGTGCGCCGCCGCCGAGGAAACCTTCGGCGCCACTCATTCGATCTGCACCCGGGGGATGAGCGAAGATGAGGTCGTTGAGGCCGTCCGAGGGTTGACCGGGGGATTCGGCACCGACGTCTCCATCGACGCGGTTGGTATTCAGCCCACCTGGCGCCAGGCTTTCTACTCCCGCGACCTGGCGGGGCGCCTCGTCATGGTCGGGGTGCCCAACATGACCGACCACGTCGACATTCCCGCGATTGACGTTTACGGGCGGGGCGGTTCCATCAAGCCCGCCTGGTATGGTGACTGCCTGCCGGAGCGCGACTTTCCGACGTACGTCGACCTCCACCTGCAGGGCCGTTTCCCCCTCGGCGAATTCGTCTCCGAACGCATCGGCGTCGGTGACGTGGAGGCCGCCTTTGACAAGATGAAGCGAGGCGAGGTCCTGCGCAGCGTGGTGGAGTTCGCATAA
- a CDS encoding MBL fold metallo-hydrolase yields the protein MALQIDNVVTSGLFKLDGGEWNVDNNVWIVGDDSEVFIIDAAHDAEAIAKAVGNRTVKGIIATHGHSDHVDAAPKLSSLVDAPVYLHPGDDMLWRAENPDFDFEPISDGDIFNVAGADLKVLNTPGHSPGSIVLYAEEAGELFSGDTLFQGGPGATGRSYSSFDTIIESLQKRVLDLPAETIVRTGHGEHTTVGAEAPHLEEWIKRGY from the coding sequence ATGGCGCTGCAGATCGACAATGTCGTCACCTCGGGGTTGTTCAAGCTCGACGGCGGCGAGTGGAACGTGGACAACAATGTGTGGATCGTCGGCGATGACTCCGAGGTGTTCATCATCGACGCAGCCCACGACGCCGAGGCCATCGCGAAGGCGGTGGGCAATCGCACGGTCAAAGGGATCATCGCCACCCACGGCCACAGCGACCACGTCGACGCCGCGCCGAAGCTGAGCTCGCTTGTCGACGCCCCCGTCTATCTCCACCCCGGCGACGACATGCTGTGGAGGGCCGAGAACCCCGACTTCGACTTCGAGCCCATCTCAGACGGCGACATCTTCAACGTCGCCGGCGCCGACCTTAAAGTTCTCAACACACCGGGCCACTCCCCCGGGTCGATAGTCCTCTACGCCGAAGAGGCGGGCGAGCTGTTCTCGGGCGACACCCTGTTCCAGGGCGGCCCGGGTGCGACGGGTCGCTCCTACTCTTCTTTCGACACGATCATCGAATCGCTGCAGAAGCGGGTCCTCGACCTGCCGGCGGAAACGATCGTGCGCACCGGGCACGGCGAGCACACGACCGTGGGCGCGGAAGCCCCTCACCTCGAGGAGTGGATCAAGCGGGGTTATTAG